In Acipenser ruthenus chromosome 16, fAciRut3.2 maternal haplotype, whole genome shotgun sequence, the following proteins share a genomic window:
- the LOC117430797 gene encoding highly divergent homeobox-like isoform X2, producing MNLRSVFTLEQQRILQRYYNNGMTNQSKSCFQLILQCAQEANLDFSVVRTWVGNKRRKLTSKSDQNGSPHSSSNHTVGGSSGGVGGGGGGVVLPTELPVRSVASSFRGASQTQLLPAASSSSSSITDHSNTTNNNGSSSCSDVIVTGVYTLAKSSSRAETASQTNNVMHKTVSKCRSETELQPPRDLQLKTTSPVNSFSSKAVSLPRKPAQLSPTNAVYCHVKKSFPAAGTQSGESLDLPRTAAWDRQYAQQQWPFPSDQQPSNSVSRMRDSCPAGNVRIKQVFTLAPGGSEQQQQQQQQLSRVFGQSLPPQQQHSRSRPVESSGCFSIAMETGDVDDEYAREEELASMGAQIQICPSGVLDPSALRLRDSPGAMSAGRGGAGAGGTLGSQPGSSDLSSTSLYPGSRDYQKPSTSSHYPPGSAAVFNSGSGVKARSNYPAKFDSVPSSHSSPQRMGTYQASGNLPVPWITSNSRKRTLQDRTQFSDRDLATLKKFWDNGMTSLGSVCREKITAVATELNVDCEIIKRQNCTTVYNKGDQIVCNHLGLGSRSQKLSKTWIGNRRRKYRLMGIEIPPPKGGPADFTDQPDPGSPGTLTPGEHTPKTSDQAEDSDHNDEVSICLSEDGASDAYQRESGEDEDGETNNAASADNVKIEIIDDDEEDGGTSDFEQMQTLLEYKHDEVQYLEQELENQKQRYYDLQTFTRNLVAAVKSKDAEQQQALLLSLPQEVEGKWDFSHVSSEQSEPMVMIQTYSSVSEEKGAADT from the exons ATGAATCTGCGCTCCGTCTTCACTCTCGAGCAGCAGCGGATTCTGCAGCGGTACTACAACAATGGAATGACCAATCAGAGTAAGAGCTGCTTCCAGCTCATCCTGCAGTGCGCTCAGGAGGCTAATCTGGACTTCAGCGTGGTGCGG ACGTGGGTCGGCAACAAAAGACGGAAACTGACCTCCAAGAGTGACCAGAATGGCTCTCCGCACAGCTCGTCCAATCACACTGTGGGTGGCAGCAGTGGCGGTgtgggaggagggggtgggggtgtggtGCTGCCAACAGAGCTTCCGGTGCGCAGTGTGGCAAGCAGCTTTCGTGGGGCATCACAGACCCAGCTCCTGCCAGCAGCCTCTTCCTCCTCCAGTAGCATCACTGACCACAGCAACACCACAAACAacaacggcagcagcagctgcagtgatGTCATAGTCACTGGCGTCTACACCCTGGCGAAGTCCTCCAGCCGGGCTGAAACAGCTTCCCAAACCAACAACGTTATGCACAAGACTGTCTCTAAGTGCCGCAGCGAGACTGAACTTCAACCGCCACGTGATCTCCAGCTGAAGACCACCAGCCCGGTGAATTCCTTCAGCAGCAAGGCGGTCTCACTTCCAAGGAAGCCGGCACAGCTCAGCCCCACCAATGCAGTCTACTGCCACGTCAAGAAAAGCTTCCCTGCCGCTGGCACCCAGTCGGGCGAGTCTTTGGACCTCCCTAGGACAGCTGCTTGGGATAGACAGTACGCGCAACAGCAGTGGCCTTTTCCCTCTGATCAGCAGCCCTCCAACTCAGTGTCCAGGATGCGGGACTCTTGCCCAGCCGGGAACGTCAGAATCAAGCAGGTGTTTACCCTGGCCCCTGGGGGGagcgagcagcagcagcagcagcagcagcagctgtcaaGGGTTTTCGGACAGTCGCTGCCCCCTCAGCAGCAGCACAGCAGGTCCCGGCCGGTGGAGAGCTCTGGCTGCTTCTCTATCGCCATGGAAACTGGTGATGTTGATGATGAGTATGCCAGGGAAGAGGAGTTGGCCAGCATGGGCGCCCAGATACAGATCTGCCCCAGTGGTGTCTTGGATCCTAGTGCTCTGCGGTTGAGGGACAGCCCTGGGGCAATGTCGGCAGGGCGGGGTGGGGCTGGAGCTGGAGGGACACTAGGATCGCAGCCGGGCAGCTCAGACTTGTCCTCCACCTCTCTCTACCCTGGCAGCAGGGACTACCAGAAGCCGTCAACCTCTTCCCACTACCCTCCTGGCTCGGCTGCAGTCTTCAACAGCGGCAGTGGTGTCAAAGCACGCAGTAACTACCCAGCCAAGTTTGACTCTGTACCTAGCAGTCACAGCTCACCCCAGAGAATGGGCACCTACCAG GCGTCTGGAAACCTACCAGTCCCTTGGATTACAAGTAACTCCAGAAAAAGAACA ttacAAGATCGAACACAGTTCAGTGACCGAGACTTAGCTACGCTGAAGAAATTCTGGGATAACGGAATGACCAGCTTGGGGTCTGTCTGCAGGGAGAAAATCACAGCTGTGGCAACCGAGCTGAACGTGGACTGTGAGATAATCAAG AGACAAAACTGCACTACTGTATACAACAAAGGAGACCAGATTGTCTGCAACCACCTTGGACTTGGATCtcgatctcagaagctaagcaag ACCTGGATTGGGAACCGCCGCAGGAAGTACCGCCTCATGGGAATTGAGATCCCACCCCCAAAAGGAGGGCCAGCTGACTTCACTGACCAACCAGATCCGGGGTCACCGGGGACGCTGACCCCAGGGGAGCACACGCCCAAGACGTCAGACCAGGCTGAGGACAGCGACCACAATGACGaggtgtccatctgtctgtctgaag ACGGGGCGAGTGATGCGTatcagagagagagtggggaAGACGAAGATGGAGAAACGAATAACGCCGCCTCAGCCGACAATGTG AAAATAGAAATAATAGATGACGATGAAGAAGACGGCGGTACTTCTGATTTCGAGCAAATGCAAACGCTGCTTGAATACAAG CATGATGAAGTCCAGTACCTTGAGCAAGAGCTAGAGAACCAAAAACAAAGATACTATGATCTCCAGACATTTACCAGGAACTTGGTAGCTGCTGTGAAGTCAAAGGACGCAGAACAGCAACAG GCGCTGCTGTTGAGTTTACCTCAAGAAGTAGAAGGAAAATGGGACTTCAGCCATGTATCTTCAGAGCAGAGTGAACCCATGGTAATGATCCAAACTTATTCCTCTGTATCAGAGGAGAAAGGTGCTGCAGACACGTGA
- the LOC117430797 gene encoding highly divergent homeobox-like isoform X4, with protein sequence MEIWKDKRNMENTWVGNKRRKLTSKSDQNGSPHSSSNHTVGGSSGGVGGGGGGVVLPTELPVRSVASSFRGASQTQLLPAASSSSSSITDHSNTTNNNGSSSCSDVIVTGVYTLAKSSSRAETASQTNNVMHKTVSKCRSETELQPPRDLQLKTTSPVNSFSSKAVSLPRKPAQLSPTNAVYCHVKKSFPAAGTQSGESLDLPRTAAWDRQYAQQQWPFPSDQQPSNSVSRMRDSCPAGNVRIKQVFTLAPGGSEQQQQQQQQLSRVFGQSLPPQQQHSRSRPVESSGCFSIAMETGDVDDEYAREEELASMGAQIQICPSGVLDPSALRLRDSPGAMSAGRGGAGAGGTLGSQPGSSDLSSTSLYPGSRDYQKPSTSSHYPPGSAAVFNSGSGVKARSNYPAKFDSVPSSHSSPQRMGTYQASGNLPVPWITSNSRKRTLQDRTQFSDRDLATLKKFWDNGMTSLGSVCREKITAVATELNVDCEIIKRQNCTTVYNKGDQIVCNHLGLGSRSQKLSKTWIGNRRRKYRLMGIEIPPPKGGPADFTDQPDPGSPGTLTPGEHTPKTSDQAEDSDHNDEVSICLSEDGASDAYQRESGEDEDGETNNAASADNVKIEIIDDDEEDGGTSDFEQMQTLLEYKHDEVQYLEQELENQKQRYYDLQTFTRNLVAAVKSKDAEQQQALLLSLPQEVEGKWDFSHVSSEQSEPMVMIQTYSSVSEEKGAADT encoded by the exons ATGGAAATATGGAAAGACAAAAGGAATATGGAAAAT ACGTGGGTCGGCAACAAAAGACGGAAACTGACCTCCAAGAGTGACCAGAATGGCTCTCCGCACAGCTCGTCCAATCACACTGTGGGTGGCAGCAGTGGCGGTgtgggaggagggggtgggggtgtggtGCTGCCAACAGAGCTTCCGGTGCGCAGTGTGGCAAGCAGCTTTCGTGGGGCATCACAGACCCAGCTCCTGCCAGCAGCCTCTTCCTCCTCCAGTAGCATCACTGACCACAGCAACACCACAAACAacaacggcagcagcagctgcagtgatGTCATAGTCACTGGCGTCTACACCCTGGCGAAGTCCTCCAGCCGGGCTGAAACAGCTTCCCAAACCAACAACGTTATGCACAAGACTGTCTCTAAGTGCCGCAGCGAGACTGAACTTCAACCGCCACGTGATCTCCAGCTGAAGACCACCAGCCCGGTGAATTCCTTCAGCAGCAAGGCGGTCTCACTTCCAAGGAAGCCGGCACAGCTCAGCCCCACCAATGCAGTCTACTGCCACGTCAAGAAAAGCTTCCCTGCCGCTGGCACCCAGTCGGGCGAGTCTTTGGACCTCCCTAGGACAGCTGCTTGGGATAGACAGTACGCGCAACAGCAGTGGCCTTTTCCCTCTGATCAGCAGCCCTCCAACTCAGTGTCCAGGATGCGGGACTCTTGCCCAGCCGGGAACGTCAGAATCAAGCAGGTGTTTACCCTGGCCCCTGGGGGGagcgagcagcagcagcagcagcagcagcagctgtcaaGGGTTTTCGGACAGTCGCTGCCCCCTCAGCAGCAGCACAGCAGGTCCCGGCCGGTGGAGAGCTCTGGCTGCTTCTCTATCGCCATGGAAACTGGTGATGTTGATGATGAGTATGCCAGGGAAGAGGAGTTGGCCAGCATGGGCGCCCAGATACAGATCTGCCCCAGTGGTGTCTTGGATCCTAGTGCTCTGCGGTTGAGGGACAGCCCTGGGGCAATGTCGGCAGGGCGGGGTGGGGCTGGAGCTGGAGGGACACTAGGATCGCAGCCGGGCAGCTCAGACTTGTCCTCCACCTCTCTCTACCCTGGCAGCAGGGACTACCAGAAGCCGTCAACCTCTTCCCACTACCCTCCTGGCTCGGCTGCAGTCTTCAACAGCGGCAGTGGTGTCAAAGCACGCAGTAACTACCCAGCCAAGTTTGACTCTGTACCTAGCAGTCACAGCTCACCCCAGAGAATGGGCACCTACCAG GCGTCTGGAAACCTACCAGTCCCTTGGATTACAAGTAACTCCAGAAAAAGAACA ttacAAGATCGAACACAGTTCAGTGACCGAGACTTAGCTACGCTGAAGAAATTCTGGGATAACGGAATGACCAGCTTGGGGTCTGTCTGCAGGGAGAAAATCACAGCTGTGGCAACCGAGCTGAACGTGGACTGTGAGATAATCAAG AGACAAAACTGCACTACTGTATACAACAAAGGAGACCAGATTGTCTGCAACCACCTTGGACTTGGATCtcgatctcagaagctaagcaag ACCTGGATTGGGAACCGCCGCAGGAAGTACCGCCTCATGGGAATTGAGATCCCACCCCCAAAAGGAGGGCCAGCTGACTTCACTGACCAACCAGATCCGGGGTCACCGGGGACGCTGACCCCAGGGGAGCACACGCCCAAGACGTCAGACCAGGCTGAGGACAGCGACCACAATGACGaggtgtccatctgtctgtctgaag ACGGGGCGAGTGATGCGTatcagagagagagtggggaAGACGAAGATGGAGAAACGAATAACGCCGCCTCAGCCGACAATGTG AAAATAGAAATAATAGATGACGATGAAGAAGACGGCGGTACTTCTGATTTCGAGCAAATGCAAACGCTGCTTGAATACAAG CATGATGAAGTCCAGTACCTTGAGCAAGAGCTAGAGAACCAAAAACAAAGATACTATGATCTCCAGACATTTACCAGGAACTTGGTAGCTGCTGTGAAGTCAAAGGACGCAGAACAGCAACAG GCGCTGCTGTTGAGTTTACCTCAAGAAGTAGAAGGAAAATGGGACTTCAGCCATGTATCTTCAGAGCAGAGTGAACCCATGGTAATGATCCAAACTTATTCCTCTGTATCAGAGGAGAAAGGTGCTGCAGACACGTGA
- the LOC117430797 gene encoding highly divergent homeobox-like isoform X3, whose protein sequence is MEIWKDKRNMENMNLRSVFTLEQQRILQRYYNNGMTNQSKSCFQLILQCAQEANLDFSVVRTWVGNKRRKLTSKSDQNGSPHSSSNHTVGGSSGGVGGGGGGVVLPTELPVRSVASSFRGASQTQLLPAASSSSSSITDHSNTTNNNGSSSCSDVIVTGVYTLAKSSSRAETASQTNNVMHKTVSKCRSETELQPPRDLQLKTTSPVNSFSSKAVSLPRKPAQLSPTNAVYCHVKKSFPAAGTQSGESLDLPRTAAWDRQYAQQQWPFPSDQQPSNSVSRMRDSCPAGNVRIKQVFTLAPGGSEQQQQQQQQLSRVFGQSLPPQQQHSRSRPVESSGCFSIAMETGDVDDEYAREEELASMGAQIQICPSGVLDPSALRLRDSPGAMSAGRGGAGAGGTLGSQPGSSDLSSTSLYPGSRDYQKPSTSSHYPPGSAAVFNSGSGVKARSNYPAKFDSVPSSHSSPQRMGTYQASGNLPVPWITSNSRKRTLQDRTQFSDRDLATLKKFWDNGMTSLGSVCREKITAVATELNVDCEIIKTWIGNRRRKYRLMGIEIPPPKGGPADFTDQPDPGSPGTLTPGEHTPKTSDQAEDSDHNDEVSICLSEDGASDAYQRESGEDEDGETNNAASADNVKIEIIDDDEEDGGTSDFEQMQTLLEYKHDEVQYLEQELENQKQRYYDLQTFTRNLVAAVKSKDAEQQQALLLSLPQEVEGKWDFSHVSSEQSEPMVMIQTYSSVSEEKGAADT, encoded by the exons ATGGAAATATGGAAAGACAAAAGGAATATGGAAAAT ATGAATCTGCGCTCCGTCTTCACTCTCGAGCAGCAGCGGATTCTGCAGCGGTACTACAACAATGGAATGACCAATCAGAGTAAGAGCTGCTTCCAGCTCATCCTGCAGTGCGCTCAGGAGGCTAATCTGGACTTCAGCGTGGTGCGG ACGTGGGTCGGCAACAAAAGACGGAAACTGACCTCCAAGAGTGACCAGAATGGCTCTCCGCACAGCTCGTCCAATCACACTGTGGGTGGCAGCAGTGGCGGTgtgggaggagggggtgggggtgtggtGCTGCCAACAGAGCTTCCGGTGCGCAGTGTGGCAAGCAGCTTTCGTGGGGCATCACAGACCCAGCTCCTGCCAGCAGCCTCTTCCTCCTCCAGTAGCATCACTGACCACAGCAACACCACAAACAacaacggcagcagcagctgcagtgatGTCATAGTCACTGGCGTCTACACCCTGGCGAAGTCCTCCAGCCGGGCTGAAACAGCTTCCCAAACCAACAACGTTATGCACAAGACTGTCTCTAAGTGCCGCAGCGAGACTGAACTTCAACCGCCACGTGATCTCCAGCTGAAGACCACCAGCCCGGTGAATTCCTTCAGCAGCAAGGCGGTCTCACTTCCAAGGAAGCCGGCACAGCTCAGCCCCACCAATGCAGTCTACTGCCACGTCAAGAAAAGCTTCCCTGCCGCTGGCACCCAGTCGGGCGAGTCTTTGGACCTCCCTAGGACAGCTGCTTGGGATAGACAGTACGCGCAACAGCAGTGGCCTTTTCCCTCTGATCAGCAGCCCTCCAACTCAGTGTCCAGGATGCGGGACTCTTGCCCAGCCGGGAACGTCAGAATCAAGCAGGTGTTTACCCTGGCCCCTGGGGGGagcgagcagcagcagcagcagcagcagcagctgtcaaGGGTTTTCGGACAGTCGCTGCCCCCTCAGCAGCAGCACAGCAGGTCCCGGCCGGTGGAGAGCTCTGGCTGCTTCTCTATCGCCATGGAAACTGGTGATGTTGATGATGAGTATGCCAGGGAAGAGGAGTTGGCCAGCATGGGCGCCCAGATACAGATCTGCCCCAGTGGTGTCTTGGATCCTAGTGCTCTGCGGTTGAGGGACAGCCCTGGGGCAATGTCGGCAGGGCGGGGTGGGGCTGGAGCTGGAGGGACACTAGGATCGCAGCCGGGCAGCTCAGACTTGTCCTCCACCTCTCTCTACCCTGGCAGCAGGGACTACCAGAAGCCGTCAACCTCTTCCCACTACCCTCCTGGCTCGGCTGCAGTCTTCAACAGCGGCAGTGGTGTCAAAGCACGCAGTAACTACCCAGCCAAGTTTGACTCTGTACCTAGCAGTCACAGCTCACCCCAGAGAATGGGCACCTACCAG GCGTCTGGAAACCTACCAGTCCCTTGGATTACAAGTAACTCCAGAAAAAGAACA ttacAAGATCGAACACAGTTCAGTGACCGAGACTTAGCTACGCTGAAGAAATTCTGGGATAACGGAATGACCAGCTTGGGGTCTGTCTGCAGGGAGAAAATCACAGCTGTGGCAACCGAGCTGAACGTGGACTGTGAGATAATCAAG ACCTGGATTGGGAACCGCCGCAGGAAGTACCGCCTCATGGGAATTGAGATCCCACCCCCAAAAGGAGGGCCAGCTGACTTCACTGACCAACCAGATCCGGGGTCACCGGGGACGCTGACCCCAGGGGAGCACACGCCCAAGACGTCAGACCAGGCTGAGGACAGCGACCACAATGACGaggtgtccatctgtctgtctgaag ACGGGGCGAGTGATGCGTatcagagagagagtggggaAGACGAAGATGGAGAAACGAATAACGCCGCCTCAGCCGACAATGTG AAAATAGAAATAATAGATGACGATGAAGAAGACGGCGGTACTTCTGATTTCGAGCAAATGCAAACGCTGCTTGAATACAAG CATGATGAAGTCCAGTACCTTGAGCAAGAGCTAGAGAACCAAAAACAAAGATACTATGATCTCCAGACATTTACCAGGAACTTGGTAGCTGCTGTGAAGTCAAAGGACGCAGAACAGCAACAG GCGCTGCTGTTGAGTTTACCTCAAGAAGTAGAAGGAAAATGGGACTTCAGCCATGTATCTTCAGAGCAGAGTGAACCCATGGTAATGATCCAAACTTATTCCTCTGTATCAGAGGAGAAAGGTGCTGCAGACACGTGA
- the LOC117430797 gene encoding highly divergent homeobox-like isoform X1, whose product MEIWKDKRNMENMNLRSVFTLEQQRILQRYYNNGMTNQSKSCFQLILQCAQEANLDFSVVRTWVGNKRRKLTSKSDQNGSPHSSSNHTVGGSSGGVGGGGGGVVLPTELPVRSVASSFRGASQTQLLPAASSSSSSITDHSNTTNNNGSSSCSDVIVTGVYTLAKSSSRAETASQTNNVMHKTVSKCRSETELQPPRDLQLKTTSPVNSFSSKAVSLPRKPAQLSPTNAVYCHVKKSFPAAGTQSGESLDLPRTAAWDRQYAQQQWPFPSDQQPSNSVSRMRDSCPAGNVRIKQVFTLAPGGSEQQQQQQQQLSRVFGQSLPPQQQHSRSRPVESSGCFSIAMETGDVDDEYAREEELASMGAQIQICPSGVLDPSALRLRDSPGAMSAGRGGAGAGGTLGSQPGSSDLSSTSLYPGSRDYQKPSTSSHYPPGSAAVFNSGSGVKARSNYPAKFDSVPSSHSSPQRMGTYQASGNLPVPWITSNSRKRTLQDRTQFSDRDLATLKKFWDNGMTSLGSVCREKITAVATELNVDCEIIKRQNCTTVYNKGDQIVCNHLGLGSRSQKLSKTWIGNRRRKYRLMGIEIPPPKGGPADFTDQPDPGSPGTLTPGEHTPKTSDQAEDSDHNDEVSICLSEDGASDAYQRESGEDEDGETNNAASADNVKIEIIDDDEEDGGTSDFEQMQTLLEYKHDEVQYLEQELENQKQRYYDLQTFTRNLVAAVKSKDAEQQQALLLSLPQEVEGKWDFSHVSSEQSEPMVMIQTYSSVSEEKGAADT is encoded by the exons ATGGAAATATGGAAAGACAAAAGGAATATGGAAAAT ATGAATCTGCGCTCCGTCTTCACTCTCGAGCAGCAGCGGATTCTGCAGCGGTACTACAACAATGGAATGACCAATCAGAGTAAGAGCTGCTTCCAGCTCATCCTGCAGTGCGCTCAGGAGGCTAATCTGGACTTCAGCGTGGTGCGG ACGTGGGTCGGCAACAAAAGACGGAAACTGACCTCCAAGAGTGACCAGAATGGCTCTCCGCACAGCTCGTCCAATCACACTGTGGGTGGCAGCAGTGGCGGTgtgggaggagggggtgggggtgtggtGCTGCCAACAGAGCTTCCGGTGCGCAGTGTGGCAAGCAGCTTTCGTGGGGCATCACAGACCCAGCTCCTGCCAGCAGCCTCTTCCTCCTCCAGTAGCATCACTGACCACAGCAACACCACAAACAacaacggcagcagcagctgcagtgatGTCATAGTCACTGGCGTCTACACCCTGGCGAAGTCCTCCAGCCGGGCTGAAACAGCTTCCCAAACCAACAACGTTATGCACAAGACTGTCTCTAAGTGCCGCAGCGAGACTGAACTTCAACCGCCACGTGATCTCCAGCTGAAGACCACCAGCCCGGTGAATTCCTTCAGCAGCAAGGCGGTCTCACTTCCAAGGAAGCCGGCACAGCTCAGCCCCACCAATGCAGTCTACTGCCACGTCAAGAAAAGCTTCCCTGCCGCTGGCACCCAGTCGGGCGAGTCTTTGGACCTCCCTAGGACAGCTGCTTGGGATAGACAGTACGCGCAACAGCAGTGGCCTTTTCCCTCTGATCAGCAGCCCTCCAACTCAGTGTCCAGGATGCGGGACTCTTGCCCAGCCGGGAACGTCAGAATCAAGCAGGTGTTTACCCTGGCCCCTGGGGGGagcgagcagcagcagcagcagcagcagcagctgtcaaGGGTTTTCGGACAGTCGCTGCCCCCTCAGCAGCAGCACAGCAGGTCCCGGCCGGTGGAGAGCTCTGGCTGCTTCTCTATCGCCATGGAAACTGGTGATGTTGATGATGAGTATGCCAGGGAAGAGGAGTTGGCCAGCATGGGCGCCCAGATACAGATCTGCCCCAGTGGTGTCTTGGATCCTAGTGCTCTGCGGTTGAGGGACAGCCCTGGGGCAATGTCGGCAGGGCGGGGTGGGGCTGGAGCTGGAGGGACACTAGGATCGCAGCCGGGCAGCTCAGACTTGTCCTCCACCTCTCTCTACCCTGGCAGCAGGGACTACCAGAAGCCGTCAACCTCTTCCCACTACCCTCCTGGCTCGGCTGCAGTCTTCAACAGCGGCAGTGGTGTCAAAGCACGCAGTAACTACCCAGCCAAGTTTGACTCTGTACCTAGCAGTCACAGCTCACCCCAGAGAATGGGCACCTACCAG GCGTCTGGAAACCTACCAGTCCCTTGGATTACAAGTAACTCCAGAAAAAGAACA ttacAAGATCGAACACAGTTCAGTGACCGAGACTTAGCTACGCTGAAGAAATTCTGGGATAACGGAATGACCAGCTTGGGGTCTGTCTGCAGGGAGAAAATCACAGCTGTGGCAACCGAGCTGAACGTGGACTGTGAGATAATCAAG AGACAAAACTGCACTACTGTATACAACAAAGGAGACCAGATTGTCTGCAACCACCTTGGACTTGGATCtcgatctcagaagctaagcaag ACCTGGATTGGGAACCGCCGCAGGAAGTACCGCCTCATGGGAATTGAGATCCCACCCCCAAAAGGAGGGCCAGCTGACTTCACTGACCAACCAGATCCGGGGTCACCGGGGACGCTGACCCCAGGGGAGCACACGCCCAAGACGTCAGACCAGGCTGAGGACAGCGACCACAATGACGaggtgtccatctgtctgtctgaag ACGGGGCGAGTGATGCGTatcagagagagagtggggaAGACGAAGATGGAGAAACGAATAACGCCGCCTCAGCCGACAATGTG AAAATAGAAATAATAGATGACGATGAAGAAGACGGCGGTACTTCTGATTTCGAGCAAATGCAAACGCTGCTTGAATACAAG CATGATGAAGTCCAGTACCTTGAGCAAGAGCTAGAGAACCAAAAACAAAGATACTATGATCTCCAGACATTTACCAGGAACTTGGTAGCTGCTGTGAAGTCAAAGGACGCAGAACAGCAACAG GCGCTGCTGTTGAGTTTACCTCAAGAAGTAGAAGGAAAATGGGACTTCAGCCATGTATCTTCAGAGCAGAGTGAACCCATGGTAATGATCCAAACTTATTCCTCTGTATCAGAGGAGAAAGGTGCTGCAGACACGTGA